In Fundidesulfovibrio magnetotacticus, a single window of DNA contains:
- a CDS encoding PEP-CTERM sorting domain-containing protein → MPRRSLDAVILIILVALPSIAFATSNYTVQDLGRGYAVSINDSGRVVGSLNTSPGNSPLPFVYSGGVYSIISVGAGDYYGQATSINNSGIVSGNYGVIENNSVSGYGNFLYNSATGILTNINLNGVNTYSDSRINSVNDSGHYTGAMHFENNPVYQMPFVSDGSSFKMLSTLSGFGGEAFSINNNDVAVGMIATEEIVDGWQRTRAFVYDGTTSEYLALPGHSRALGVNDANVIVGRFGEKFDDRLQHGFIYGNGSYTDLGLGVALGVNNKNSVVGTSFIPGDSSAYLYEDNTMYSLISLVTGKSEFMSLNWAFDINERGQIVGQGRTMNGEWHAFLATPVEDPNPTATPEPSTMLLMGIGAAGAAFMRRRKMKQAN, encoded by the coding sequence ATGCCTAGGCGTTCCCTAGATGCCGTGATCCTAATAATCCTGGTCGCATTACCGTCGATCGCCTTTGCAACCTCCAACTACACCGTACAGGATCTCGGACGAGGGTATGCCGTCAGCATTAACGATTCGGGGCGTGTGGTTGGGAGTCTAAATACAAGCCCAGGTAATTCTCCCCTCCCATTTGTATACAGCGGCGGCGTGTACTCAATCATAAGTGTTGGGGCAGGAGATTATTATGGCCAAGCAACATCTATTAATAATAGCGGGATTGTTTCCGGGAACTATGGAGTAATTGAAAACAACTCAGTCTCTGGGTATGGAAACTTTTTGTACAACTCAGCAACAGGAATATTGACCAATATAAATTTAAACGGTGTCAACACTTATTCAGACTCTCGGATTAATTCCGTCAATGACAGCGGACACTACACAGGTGCAATGCACTTTGAAAATAATCCTGTATACCAGATGCCATTTGTCAGCGATGGGTCTAGCTTCAAAATGTTAAGCACTCTTTCAGGATTTGGCGGAGAAGCATTCTCTATAAACAATAACGACGTTGCCGTTGGCATGATCGCAACAGAAGAAATAGTCGATGGGTGGCAACGCACTCGCGCCTTTGTCTATGACGGGACGACCTCAGAGTATTTAGCCTTACCAGGTCATAGTCGTGCGCTTGGTGTAAATGATGCGAACGTTATAGTTGGAAGATTTGGTGAAAAATTTGACGACAGGCTGCAGCATGGATTCATATATGGCAACGGGTCATATACAGATCTTGGTCTCGGAGTAGCACTTGGGGTTAACAATAAAAATTCAGTAGTTGGTACAAGCTTTATTCCTGGTGACTCATCAGCTTACCTCTATGAAGACAACACGATGTACAGCTTAATATCTTTGGTTACTGGCAAAAGCGAATTTATGTCACTCAACTGGGCCTTTGACATCAACGAACGTGGACAGATTGTCGGACAAGGGAGAACCATGAACGGCGAGTGGCATGCCTTCCTTGCAACGCCCGTTGAGGACCCAAATCCTACCGCCACCCCAGAACCATCCACCATGCTCCTCATGGGCATCGGTGCGGCTGGCGCGGCCTTCATGCGGCGGCGTAAGATGAAGCAAGCCAACTAG
- a CDS encoding DUF1641 domain-containing protein has protein sequence MSKEDLILEKLGKIEAELAVMREAREPMDDLIRDLNPIMKQALYVMVNEFKDVEDSFQLEDVMPLVKKVLVNVKNLTWALEALETIIDMWHTMEPMMKSALHNTVRYLGTLEQRGVFRTYEAMLEVRAKVAQHYGPEDIEAMGDSFVTLLGLLKKMSNPEMLALLEKITDMPANIDLANAKPVGMFGVVGALSDSEVKNGIGVAMEMVKALGKLK, from the coding sequence ATGAGCAAAGAGGACCTCATACTCGAAAAACTCGGCAAGATCGAAGCCGAGCTGGCCGTGATGCGCGAGGCCAGGGAGCCCATGGACGACCTGATTCGGGACCTGAACCCGATCATGAAGCAGGCTCTCTATGTGATGGTCAACGAATTCAAGGACGTGGAGGACAGCTTCCAGCTGGAAGACGTGATGCCTCTCGTCAAGAAAGTCCTGGTCAACGTGAAGAACCTGACCTGGGCACTGGAAGCGCTCGAAACCATCATCGACATGTGGCACACCATGGAGCCCATGATGAAGAGCGCCCTGCACAACACCGTGCGCTACCTGGGCACCCTGGAGCAGCGGGGCGTGTTCAGAACCTACGAGGCCATGCTCGAGGTGCGCGCCAAGGTGGCCCAGCACTACGGGCCGGAAGACATCGAGGCCATGGGCGACAGCTTCGTCACCCTGCTGGGCCTGCTCAAGAAGATGTCCAACCCCGAGATGCTGGCGCTGCTCGAGAAGATCACCGACATGCCCGCCAACATCGACCTGGCCAACGCCAAGCCGGTGGGCATGTTCGGCGTCGTGGGCGCCCTGTCCGACTCCGAGGTCAAGAACGGCATCGGCGTGGCCATGGAGATGGTCAAGGCCCTGGGCAAGCTGAAGTAA
- a CDS encoding PAS domain S-box protein, whose amino-acid sequence MPRMASLLDTFRGRLIYKISIPVAFILFASIFLWSFYHLKYQRNSTIESLTTGAERVSNTIKLGLHYAMMLNSRDDIQAIVNNLSKLQEIRGVRIINKRGEVMFTSNPGQAHTVIPQRDMLCQTCHAYRPPLLAPSQGDAIYKDSVENGERVLRLVSPIQNEPGCSNNAACHDHRPEEKILGVLDLGFSLAEADTLMGESRQHTFYLAFIQFVVTFITLSLLFFVLIKRPINSIIRDARQLSTGKSIRRREHSPDEIGQLAQAIFGMGEELISKNNQISLQKNLYQDLFEGVPCIITVQDRDFRLLRFNKAFEDRFQARIGEFCYKAYKNRDSKCPDCPVEKTFITGLFHTTEESGCYRDGSKAHWIVNTAPIYDSEGNLVAAMEMCLDITERKELESEVKRSEKKYVDIFNNIPSAVFVLDQADFSIRDCNRSAVHIYGWEKSELTSMSFLDLFAAVEKQALIKAMKKGLDIDQAKHITKTGREFFVSVRTTHSEFNKRKVYLVAVSDISKRLETEQQLIQASKMATLGEMATGVAHEINQPLAVIQTSVDLIKRSLNRGSLPDEALLRRVTELVVAQVDRATKIIGHMREFGRKSEAHLDEVDLNTVLRRSFDFFSQQLALRTIDVAWELDEKLPAVRCEPNRMEQVFINFLINARDAIEDRAAREGRESPRRITLKTMHNQDYVTVRISDTGTGVPETLYTRIFEPFFTTKQVGKGTGLGLSISYGIVKEYGGAINVVNNEDGGASFFIRLPVAGDRAGGGE is encoded by the coding sequence ATGCCGCGCATGGCGAGCCTGCTGGACACCTTCCGCGGCAGGCTGATCTACAAGATCAGCATCCCCGTGGCGTTCATCCTGTTCGCCAGCATCTTCCTGTGGTCGTTCTACCACCTGAAGTACCAGCGCAACTCCACCATCGAAAGCCTGACCACCGGGGCCGAGCGCGTCTCCAACACCATCAAGCTCGGCCTGCACTACGCCATGATGCTCAACTCCCGGGACGACATCCAGGCCATCGTGAACAACCTCTCCAAGCTCCAGGAGATCCGGGGCGTACGCATCATCAACAAGCGCGGCGAGGTGATGTTCACGAGCAATCCCGGCCAGGCCCACACCGTGATCCCCCAGCGCGACATGCTCTGCCAGACCTGCCACGCCTACCGCCCCCCCCTGCTCGCGCCCTCCCAGGGGGACGCCATCTACAAGGATTCCGTGGAGAACGGCGAGCGCGTGCTGCGCCTCGTGAGCCCCATACAGAACGAACCCGGCTGCTCCAACAACGCCGCCTGCCACGACCACCGGCCCGAGGAGAAAATCCTGGGCGTGCTGGACCTGGGCTTCTCCCTTGCCGAGGCCGACACGCTCATGGGCGAAAGCCGCCAGCACACATTCTACCTGGCCTTCATCCAGTTCGTGGTCACCTTCATCACGCTCTCGCTGCTCTTTTTCGTGCTCATCAAGCGGCCCATCAACAGCATCATCCGCGACGCGCGCCAGCTCTCCACCGGCAAGAGCATCCGGCGGCGCGAGCACTCCCCCGACGAAATCGGCCAGCTGGCGCAGGCCATCTTCGGCATGGGCGAGGAACTCATCTCCAAGAACAACCAGATCTCGCTCCAGAAGAACCTCTACCAGGACCTCTTCGAAGGCGTGCCCTGCATCATCACCGTGCAGGACCGCGACTTCCGTCTCCTGCGCTTCAACAAGGCTTTCGAGGACCGCTTCCAGGCACGCATCGGCGAGTTCTGCTACAAGGCCTACAAGAACCGCGACTCCAAGTGCCCGGATTGCCCCGTGGAAAAAACCTTCATCACGGGGCTCTTCCACACCACCGAAGAGTCCGGCTGCTACCGGGACGGCTCCAAGGCCCACTGGATCGTCAACACCGCACCCATCTACGACTCCGAAGGCAACCTCGTGGCCGCCATGGAGATGTGCCTGGACATCACCGAACGCAAGGAACTCGAAAGCGAGGTGAAACGTTCGGAAAAGAAGTACGTGGACATCTTCAACAACATCCCCAGCGCCGTCTTCGTGCTGGACCAGGCCGACTTCTCCATCCGCGACTGCAACCGAAGCGCCGTGCACATCTACGGCTGGGAAAAGTCCGAACTGACCAGCATGAGCTTTCTGGACCTCTTCGCCGCCGTGGAGAAGCAGGCCCTCATCAAGGCCATGAAAAAGGGGCTGGACATCGACCAGGCCAAGCACATCACCAAGACCGGACGCGAATTCTTCGTCTCCGTGCGCACCACGCATTCGGAGTTCAACAAGCGCAAGGTCTACCTGGTGGCCGTTTCAGACATCTCCAAGCGCCTGGAGACCGAACAGCAGCTCATCCAGGCCAGCAAGATGGCAACCCTGGGCGAAATGGCCACGGGCGTGGCCCACGAGATCAACCAGCCCCTGGCCGTCATCCAGACCAGCGTGGACCTCATCAAGCGCAGCCTGAACCGGGGCAGCCTGCCCGACGAGGCCCTGCTCAGGCGCGTCACCGAACTGGTGGTGGCCCAGGTGGACCGGGCCACCAAGATCATCGGCCACATGCGTGAGTTCGGCCGCAAGTCCGAAGCGCACCTGGACGAGGTGGACCTGAACACAGTGCTCAGGCGCTCCTTCGACTTCTTCAGCCAGCAACTGGCGCTGCGCACCATCGACGTGGCCTGGGAACTCGACGAAAAGCTCCCCGCCGTGCGCTGCGAGCCCAACCGCATGGAGCAGGTGTTCATCAACTTCCTCATCAACGCCCGAGACGCCATCGAGGACCGCGCCGCCAGGGAGGGGCGCGAAAGCCCGCGCCGCATCACCCTCAAAACCATGCACAACCAGGACTACGTGACCGTGCGCATCTCCGACACGGGCACCGGCGTGCCCGAGACGCTCTACACGCGCATCTTCGAGCCCTTCTTCACCACCAAACAGGTGGGCAAAGGCACGGGCCTGGGGCTCTCCATCAGCTACGGCATCGTGAAGGAATACGGCGGCGCCATCAACGTGGTGAACAACGAGGACGGCGGCGCGAGCTTCTTCATCCGCCTTCCCGTGGCCGGCGACAGGGCCGGCGGCGGCGAATAG
- a CDS encoding hybrid sensor histidine kinase/response regulator — protein sequence MSEKVMLVDDEDAIREILGLSIADLGYEVHTAANGPEALEALDVFRPAIVLTDIKMPGMDGIELLGRIKAHNPDIEVIMISGHGDMDLVVQSLQREALDFITKPIRDELLISALKRAAEKISMRRQLREHTQNLERIVKEKSAKLVELERQLAVGQVVEGLSSAMRCLAETCDEGMGYFNELPCFISIHNRYLEVVAVNQLYGERLGMMVGKNSWEVYSGRHGSGNACPVAKTIEEGKGQRSRETLLDAQGNDVPVIVHTAPILNKDGMVELVIEMSVDVTEVERLQEELRHAREKFMRLFDAVPCTIEVVDREHNIVEANRRFRQDFGETRGGKCFELFKHREDPCQECPITLTFEDGQSHQWETAVTTRDGQQRIVLIQTAPVHGETGEIEQVMEISTDITQIRQLQDHLTSLGLMLGSMSHGVKGLLTSLDGGVYKVDAGLRRDDPERLRQGWAIVKDKIGRIRKMVLDILYYAKSRESEFQTVDLAAFAGDLAAIIEPKASQKGVGFLLEAAPGLGEADLDETAMSAALVNFLENAVDACTEDDAKPHHEVVLAVSAQEGKIRFEIRDDGMGMDQETREKMFSLFFSSKGSRGTGLGLFISNQVVERHGGTIAVDSEFGRGTSIVVTIPRRQDG from the coding sequence ATGTCCGAAAAAGTCATGCTCGTGGACGACGAGGACGCCATCCGCGAAATCCTCGGGCTCTCCATCGCCGACCTGGGCTACGAGGTGCACACCGCCGCCAACGGCCCCGAGGCCCTGGAGGCGCTGGACGTGTTCCGGCCCGCCATCGTGCTCACCGACATCAAGATGCCCGGCATGGACGGCATCGAACTCCTCGGGCGCATCAAGGCCCACAACCCGGACATCGAGGTGATCATGATCTCCGGCCACGGAGACATGGACCTCGTGGTCCAGAGCCTCCAGCGGGAGGCCCTGGACTTCATCACCAAGCCCATCCGGGACGAGCTGCTCATCAGCGCCCTCAAGCGCGCCGCCGAAAAGATCTCCATGCGCCGCCAGCTGCGCGAGCACACCCAGAACCTGGAGCGCATCGTCAAGGAGAAGTCCGCCAAGCTCGTGGAGCTGGAACGCCAGCTGGCCGTGGGCCAGGTGGTGGAGGGCCTCTCCTCGGCCATGCGCTGCCTTGCCGAGACCTGCGACGAGGGCATGGGCTACTTCAACGAGCTGCCCTGCTTCATCTCCATCCACAACCGCTACCTGGAGGTGGTGGCCGTCAACCAGCTCTACGGCGAACGTCTGGGCATGATGGTGGGCAAGAACTCCTGGGAGGTCTATTCGGGGCGCCACGGCAGCGGCAACGCCTGCCCCGTGGCCAAGACCATCGAGGAAGGCAAGGGCCAGCGCAGCCGCGAAACCCTGTTGGACGCCCAGGGCAACGACGTTCCCGTGATCGTGCACACCGCCCCCATCCTGAACAAGGACGGCATGGTGGAGCTGGTGATCGAAATGAGCGTGGACGTCACCGAGGTGGAGCGCCTCCAGGAGGAGCTTCGCCACGCCCGCGAGAAGTTCATGCGCCTCTTCGACGCCGTGCCCTGCACCATCGAGGTGGTGGACCGCGAGCACAACATCGTGGAAGCAAACCGCCGCTTCCGCCAGGACTTCGGCGAGACGCGCGGCGGCAAATGCTTCGAGCTCTTCAAGCACCGCGAGGACCCCTGCCAGGAGTGCCCCATCACCCTCACCTTCGAGGACGGCCAGTCCCACCAGTGGGAAACCGCCGTGACCACACGCGACGGCCAGCAGCGCATCGTGCTCATCCAGACGGCGCCCGTGCACGGCGAAACCGGCGAGATCGAGCAGGTGATGGAGATCTCCACCGACATCACCCAGATCCGCCAGCTCCAGGACCACCTCACCTCCCTGGGCCTGATGCTCGGGTCCATGTCCCACGGCGTGAAGGGCCTGCTCACCTCCCTGGACGGAGGCGTCTACAAGGTGGACGCCGGGCTGCGCAGGGACGACCCAGAGCGCCTGCGCCAGGGCTGGGCCATCGTCAAGGACAAGATCGGGCGCATCCGCAAGATGGTGCTGGACATCCTCTACTACGCCAAGTCCCGCGAGAGCGAGTTCCAGACCGTGGACCTGGCCGCCTTCGCCGGAGACCTGGCCGCCATCATCGAACCCAAGGCCTCCCAGAAGGGCGTGGGCTTTCTCCTGGAGGCCGCTCCCGGGCTGGGAGAGGCGGACCTGGACGAGACCGCCATGTCCGCCGCCCTGGTGAACTTCCTGGAAAACGCCGTGGACGCCTGCACCGAGGACGACGCCAAACCCCACCACGAGGTGGTACTGGCCGTGAGCGCCCAGGAAGGGAAGATCCGCTTCGAGATCCGCGACGACGGCATGGGCATGGACCAGGAAACCCGCGAGAAGATGTTCAGCCTGTTCTTCTCCTCCAAGGGCTCGCGCGGCACCGGCCTGGGGCTCTTCATCTCCAACCAGGTGGTGGAGCGCCACGGCGGGACCATCGCCGTGGACTCCGAATTCGGGCGCGGCACCTCCATCGTGGTGACCATTCCGCGCCGCCAGGACGGGTAG
- a CDS encoding fused MFS/spermidine synthase codes for MVCALVFATGAAAMMDQIVWQRYLARLLGGDASATAVVLAAFLGGLSLGYRAFGRLAQRVRNPYKAYALAEGFIGLWCLAFPALFAAVEQASAGLSLTPPWGLALQGLALAAVLVGPPTVCMGATAPLLTQALSRDVATSGAVHARVYGVNTAGAFLGAVAAGYVAVPELGLPGTLVLAASLNLLAAAWFALARDPVQAGTAASVAASASSGGRSLDEEGGPGAGPPSPSSPGRGLGFALMGLAFLNGFQSMGLENVLVRFVALSSGGSAYAFTMVVGMFVLAIAAGALLAGRFARLGTRAVWLNQMAIAALLLLLFPSLDTWPYWAHRLRLLFAPDLAGFWACQAAGFAALSLAAGGPALLIGAAVPLVFNRLRSDLATVGSLSGRILCANTVGNLTGSLAAGILLHPLLNNGQIYLLCAVLSLAGAWLAARELGPRTRLTTGLAALAALALIPAAPGYDAQRFMMGTFRLQMPLASSCVSPKTFFDEFHDGVERLFQEDGPEGTASVLRAPRQIWHSEQPLAVFVNGKSDSSTVADMSTLRLLAHIPALLAPSRGRSLVIGLGTGVTSGELARYADASSIETAEISSSVIKALPLFAAFTGGVHREPRHRLLHGDAFRILARSADQWDLIVSEPSNPWVLGVDALFSREFYRLADQCLAPGGVFAQWVHVHDASAQVLGTVISTLRERFPCVRVFMTQANDLLLLASREDLAPGVTAAGALWAASPGVRASLAEAGICSLEALLGREFPLPALTGPVQTLDKPMLHYIAGRNYFMGARVSERQLLSGAPLNAQGLLERYVSIRPEGRLERAEASAILSSAVDRRGEEATPLPLEKQLEERLETIMR; via the coding sequence GTGGTCTGCGCGCTGGTGTTCGCCACCGGCGCGGCCGCCATGATGGACCAGATTGTCTGGCAGCGTTACCTGGCCCGCCTCCTGGGCGGCGACGCCTCGGCAACGGCCGTGGTGCTGGCCGCCTTCCTGGGCGGGCTCTCCCTGGGTTACCGGGCCTTCGGCCGCCTGGCTCAGCGCGTGCGGAACCCCTACAAAGCCTACGCACTAGCAGAGGGCTTCATCGGGTTGTGGTGCCTGGCCTTTCCCGCCCTGTTCGCCGCCGTGGAGCAGGCCTCGGCCGGGTTGTCGCTCACGCCTCCCTGGGGCCTGGCCCTGCAAGGGCTCGCCCTGGCGGCGGTGCTGGTGGGGCCGCCCACGGTGTGCATGGGCGCCACCGCACCCTTGCTCACCCAGGCCCTCAGCCGCGACGTGGCGACCTCCGGTGCGGTGCATGCCAGGGTCTACGGCGTGAACACCGCCGGAGCCTTCCTGGGTGCGGTGGCCGCGGGGTATGTGGCCGTGCCCGAGCTGGGGCTGCCCGGCACGTTGGTCTTGGCCGCGTCGCTCAATCTGCTGGCCGCCGCGTGGTTCGCCCTGGCGCGCGACCCCGTTCAGGCCGGGACCGCCGCGAGCGTCGCCGCCTCTGCCTCCTCCGGTGGGCGCTCGCTGGACGAGGAGGGCGGCCCGGGAGCGGGGCCGCCGTCGCCGTCCTCTCCCGGGCGCGGCCTGGGGTTCGCCCTGATGGGGCTGGCGTTTCTCAACGGCTTCCAGTCCATGGGGCTGGAAAACGTGCTGGTGCGCTTCGTGGCCCTTTCGTCGGGCGGCTCGGCCTACGCCTTCACCATGGTGGTGGGGATGTTCGTGCTGGCCATCGCGGCGGGCGCGCTCCTCGCTGGCCGATTCGCCCGGCTGGGGACGCGCGCTGTCTGGCTCAACCAGATGGCCATCGCGGCCCTGCTGCTCCTGCTGTTTCCATCGCTGGACACCTGGCCTTACTGGGCGCACCGCCTGCGCCTGCTCTTCGCGCCGGACCTCGCCGGTTTCTGGGCCTGCCAGGCCGCCGGATTCGCAGCCCTTTCGCTGGCGGCGGGGGGGCCCGCCCTGCTCATCGGGGCGGCCGTGCCCCTGGTGTTCAACCGCCTGCGCAGCGATCTGGCCACGGTGGGCAGCCTTTCGGGGCGCATCCTTTGCGCAAACACGGTGGGCAACCTCACGGGGAGTCTCGCGGCGGGAATCCTCCTGCATCCGCTGTTGAACAACGGGCAGATCTATCTGCTTTGCGCCGTGCTGTCCCTGGCCGGGGCCTGGCTTGCCGCAAGGGAGCTGGGCCCGCGCACGCGGCTGACCACGGGCCTGGCCGCACTTGCCGCCCTCGCCCTGATCCCCGCCGCGCCGGGGTACGATGCCCAGCGCTTCATGATGGGCACGTTCCGTTTGCAAATGCCCCTGGCGTCCTCCTGTGTTTCGCCCAAGACGTTCTTTGATGAATTTCACGACGGCGTGGAGCGTCTCTTCCAGGAGGACGGTCCGGAAGGCACGGCGTCCGTGCTGCGCGCTCCTCGGCAAATCTGGCATTCCGAACAACCCCTTGCGGTGTTCGTCAACGGCAAGTCCGACTCCTCCACGGTGGCGGACATGTCCACTTTGCGCCTGCTGGCGCACATTCCGGCGCTTCTCGCACCCTCTCGCGGCCGGTCGCTGGTGATCGGCCTGGGCACGGGCGTGACCTCCGGGGAGCTTGCGCGGTATGCGGACGCGTCTTCCATCGAAACGGCGGAAATCTCCTCCTCGGTCATCAAGGCGCTTCCGCTTTTCGCAGCGTTCACCGGGGGCGTTCATAGGGAGCCCAGGCATCGCCTGCTGCACGGCGACGCCTTCCGCATCCTGGCGCGCTCCGCGGACCAGTGGGACCTGATCGTCTCCGAGCCGAGCAATCCCTGGGTTCTGGGCGTGGACGCTCTCTTTTCTAGGGAGTTCTACCGCCTGGCCGACCAGTGCCTGGCTCCGGGCGGAGTGTTCGCGCAGTGGGTCCACGTCCACGATGCCTCGGCCCAGGTGCTCGGGACCGTGATCTCCACCCTGCGGGAGCGGTTCCCCTGCGTTCGGGTGTTCATGACCCAGGCGAACGACCTGCTTCTCCTGGCTTCACGGGAGGATCTGGCCCCCGGGGTAACAGCGGCGGGAGCGCTGTGGGCGGCGTCGCCCGGCGTGCGCGCGTCGCTGGCGGAGGCGGGGATCTGCTCCCTGGAGGCGCTTCTGGGCCGGGAATTCCCGCTCCCCGCACTGACCGGGCCGGTGCAGACGCTCGACAAACCCATGCTGCATTACATTGCGGGCCGGAATTATTTCATGGGGGCGCGTGTCTCGGAGCGCCAGTTGCTGTCGGGCGCGCCGCTGAACGCCCAGGGGCTGCTCGAACGATACGTTTCGATCCGCCCGGAGGGCCGGCTGGAGCGCGCGGAAGCGTCGGCGATCCTGTCCTCGGCCGTGGACCGCCGGGGCGAAGAGGCGACACCCCTCCCCTTGGAAAAGCAGCTCGAGGAACGCCTGGAAACCATCATGCGCTGA
- a CDS encoding DUF5681 domain-containing protein: protein MSDKALKPARKPPATAWKPGQSGNPKGRAQGSRNRATLAAQALIDGQADALMAKALEMALAGDAPVLKAMLDRLCPPRKDSPVTLAGLPKIEGAADLPKVTSTILEAVARGDITPSEGQALTGLVEGHRKALEAADFEKRLSTLEGQMGGTR, encoded by the coding sequence ATGTCTGACAAAGCACTGAAACCAGCACGTAAACCGCCCGCCACGGCCTGGAAGCCGGGCCAGTCTGGGAATCCCAAGGGCAGGGCACAGGGGAGCAGGAACAGGGCCACGCTGGCGGCGCAAGCCCTGATCGACGGCCAAGCGGACGCCTTGATGGCGAAAGCCCTTGAGATGGCCCTGGCCGGTGACGCCCCGGTGCTCAAGGCCATGCTGGACCGGTTGTGCCCGCCCCGGAAGGATTCACCCGTCACCCTGGCGGGGCTTCCCAAGATCGAGGGCGCGGCGGACCTGCCCAAGGTCACATCCACGATCCTGGAGGCCGTGGCGCGCGGCGACATCACCCCTAGCGAGGGCCAGGCCCTGACCGGGCTCGTGGAGGGCCACCGCAAGGCCCTGGAGGCGGCGGACTTTGAGAAACGGCTTTCAACTTTGGAAGGTCAAATGGGAGGTACGAGATGA
- a CDS encoding response regulator — translation MAKKILIIDDDPEIISYLKDVFEEAGYDTVGAKNGVEGLEMAQVHKPDLITLDMDMPARGGTLFYVKLRQEPMLAEIPVIVISGVGPRPPVLTKNVPVLTKPVDTEKTLKLVKEMIGD, via the coding sequence ATGGCCAAGAAGATACTCATCATTGACGACGACCCCGAGATCATCTCCTATCTCAAGGACGTCTTCGAGGAAGCCGGCTATGACACCGTGGGCGCCAAGAACGGCGTCGAGGGCCTGGAAATGGCCCAGGTGCACAAGCCCGACCTCATCACCCTGGACATGGACATGCCCGCGCGCGGCGGCACGCTCTTCTACGTGAAGCTGCGCCAGGAGCCCATGCTGGCCGAAATCCCGGTGATCGTGATCTCCGGCGTGGGCCCCCGCCCCCCGGTTCTCACCAAGAACGTTCCCGTGCTCACCAAGCCGGTGGACACGGAGAAGACCCTCAAGCTGGTCAAGGAAATGATCGGCGACTAA
- the sqr gene encoding type III sulfide quinone reductase, selenoprotein subtype translates to MKKLVILGAGAGGCIIANKMRQKLDEKEWKITIIDRNTVNHYQPGWLFVPFGIYDIKDCIRPLSSFIPKGVDFVNEEITNVDPVGKVITTTNGKHDYDWIVVATGCRIMPDEIEGMMDGWKKNIHDFYTPNGAVDLAHKLARFEKGKICLNIAEMPIKCPVAPLEWLFLADWFFSLEGTRHNIEIELVTPLTGAFTKPVAASILGKICEEKNIKIVPNFEIAAVDAERGVMESMKGDEVEFDLLVAIPPNFGSQVIIDSDIGDPMGYMKTDHHTLKSPDYENMYILGDATNVPTSKAGSVTHFEADVLVENLHRDIEGLAPRPEFDGHSNCFIVTGYEKAALIDFNYKVEPLPGKYPFPGIGPFGLLEESYMNYWGKMMFKWVYFNLMLKGKDLPLEPQMFMAGKKRPGKF, encoded by the coding sequence ATGAAAAAGCTTGTGATTCTTGGAGCCGGCGCCGGCGGTTGCATAATCGCCAACAAGATGCGCCAGAAGCTGGACGAGAAAGAGTGGAAGATCACCATCATCGACCGCAACACGGTCAACCACTACCAGCCCGGCTGGCTGTTCGTGCCCTTCGGCATCTATGACATCAAGGACTGCATCCGTCCCCTGTCCAGCTTCATCCCCAAGGGCGTGGACTTCGTCAACGAGGAGATCACCAACGTCGACCCCGTCGGCAAGGTGATCACCACCACCAACGGCAAGCACGACTACGACTGGATCGTGGTGGCCACCGGCTGCCGCATCATGCCCGACGAGATCGAAGGCATGATGGACGGCTGGAAGAAGAACATCCACGACTTCTACACCCCCAACGGCGCGGTGGACCTGGCCCACAAGCTGGCCCGGTTCGAGAAGGGCAAGATCTGCCTGAACATCGCCGAAATGCCCATCAAGTGCCCGGTGGCCCCCCTGGAGTGGCTGTTCCTGGCCGACTGGTTCTTCTCCTTGGAAGGCACCCGCCACAACATCGAGATCGAGCTGGTCACCCCGCTCACGGGCGCGTTCACCAAGCCCGTGGCCGCCTCCATCCTGGGCAAAATCTGTGAAGAAAAGAACATCAAGATCGTGCCCAACTTCGAAATCGCCGCCGTGGACGCCGAGCGCGGCGTCATGGAATCCATGAAGGGCGACGAGGTGGAGTTCGACCTGCTCGTGGCCATTCCGCCCAACTTCGGCTCCCAGGTGATCATCGACTCCGACATCGGCGACCCCATGGGCTACATGAAGACCGACCACCACACCCTGAAATCGCCCGACTACGAGAACATGTACATCCTGGGCGACGCCACCAACGTGCCGACCTCCAAGGCCGGCTCCGTGACCCACTTCGAGGCCGACGTGCTGGTGGAAAACCTGCACCGCGACATCGAAGGCCTGGCCCCCCGCCCCGAGTTCGACGGCCACTCCAACTGCTTCATCGTCACCGGTTACGAAAAGGCCGCCCTCATCGACTTCAACTACAAGGTCGAGCCGCTGCCGGGCAAGTATCCGTTCCCCGGCATCGGGCCCTTCGGCCTGCTGGAAGAGTCCTACATGAACTACTGGGGCAAGATGATGTTCAAGTGGGTCTACTTCAACCTCATGCTCAAGGGTAAGGACCTGCCCCTCGAACCCCAGATGTTCATGGCCGGCAAGAAGCGCCCCGGCAAGTTCTAG